The Rhodanobacter sp. LX-99 genome segment GGATGCCGCGCGCCTGCTGCACCAGGTCTGCGTAGTGCTCGCGCTTGCTGGCGTACGTATGGGCTTTCAGTTCGAACATGCGGCGTGTCCTGCAGCAAAGCCCGTATTATGCGCCGAGCGATCATGACGAGTAATGCAATGTGAGCCTGGCTGGACAGCGCGAAGACCATCGAATCGCCGTGGCGGCGAACCGTTTCGACCGGCGCAGCACGCAGGCATGACGGCTGCGCTGTTCATTGCCGGCACCGACACCGGCATCGGCAAGACCCATGCGGCGTGCACGCTGCTGCATGCGCTGCGCGCGGCGGGCTACCGCGCCTGCGGCATGAAGCCGGTCGCCAGCGGCTGCATGGAAACCGCCGACGGCCTGCGCAACGACGACGCACTGGCGCTGCTGGCGGCGGGCAGCGACGCGAACCTGCCGTATGCGCTGATCAACCCGGTGGCGCTGCGCGATCCGCTGTCGCCGCATCTGGCGGCGGCGCACGACGGCGTGGCGATTTCTCTCGCGCCGTTGCGCACGGCGTTCGATCAGTTGAGCGCCGGCCATCAGCGCGTGGTGGTCGAAGGCGTGGGCGGCTGGCTGGTGCCGCTGGCGCCGGAGCTGTTGGCGGCGGATATCGCGAAGCAGTGGCGATTGCCGGTGATCCTGGTGGTTGGGCTGCGGCTGGGCTGCCTCAACCATGCCCTGCTCAGCGCACGCGCGATCACGGCCGATGGCTGCCGCCTGCTGGGCTGGATCGGCAACCGGGTCGATCCGGCGATGGACGCGCCGGAGGAAAACCTGGCCACGCTGCGCGAACTGCTGCCGGCGCCGTGCCTGGGCGTGCTGCCGCACGGGGTGGCGCCGGCCGCGGCGGCCGGTGAGTTGGCGGCGGCGGTGTCGGCCTTCACATCGGGCGTGCTTGGATAGGCGTCGGTCCCCACCGCCGGAGGCAACATGGCCCGCAACCACTACTACCTTTCGATCGCCGACCTGGCTCACGCGCGCGGCGCCGATCCGCGCTTTGCGTACGACGGCGCCGGCCCGAACGATTTCGCCGCGGCGCTTCAGCAGGCCTTGCGCGACGACGGCCTGTTCCAGCGCTGGCGCGCGGCGCAACCCGATCCGGATGCGGTGGACGGCAGCCTCGGCGCCACCGACCCGGCGGCGCAGGTGAACGCCCGGGTCGCCGACTTGCGTACCGACGTGGACCTGGTCACCGACCTGCCGATGAGCGTGGTGCGTCACCGGCTGTACCTGCTGATCGGCGCGGCGTGGCAGCTGCGCGACCTGCGCGCGGCCTGAGCGCAGGATCCTGCGCCGTTTGGAAAGTGCCCGCGCTGTCGGTACAGTCGGCGGCTACGACTTCCGTACCCGGCAACGGGCACACCACCTGGGGAACCCGATGTTTCGTCTGCGCATGATTGTGATCGCCACCACGATGGCCCTGGCCGCCTGCTCGCAGTCGCCGAACGAGGCCGCCAACCCACCTGCGCCGGCAGCCTCGACCGCGTCCGCGGGCAGTACCGCATCGGCCACCACCGCCATGACCAACAACCCGTTCTACGCCGCCAGCACGTTGCCGTTCCAGGCGCCGCCGTTCGACAAGATCCATGACGGCGACTACCAGCCCGCGATCGAGGAGGGCATGAAACAGCACCTGGCCGAGATCGAAAAGATCGCGGACAACCCGGCACCGCCCACGTTCGAGAACACCTATGTGGCGATGGAGAAATCCGGCGCCATGCTGCATCGCGTGATGGCGGCGTTCAACGCCGTCACCGGCGCGAACACCAACGACGTGCTGCAGAAGGTGCAGGAAGAGGAAGCGCCGAAGCTGGCCGCGCATCAGGATGCGATCCACCTCAACGGCAAGCTGTTCCAGCGCGTCGAGACGGTCTACAACCAGCGCGACACGCTCAAGCTCGATGCGGAATCGGCGCGCCTGGTCGAGGTGGTCTACAAG includes the following:
- the bioD gene encoding dethiobiotin synthase; translation: MTAALFIAGTDTGIGKTHAACTLLHALRAAGYRACGMKPVASGCMETADGLRNDDALALLAAGSDANLPYALINPVALRDPLSPHLAAAHDGVAISLAPLRTAFDQLSAGHQRVVVEGVGGWLVPLAPELLAADIAKQWRLPVILVVGLRLGCLNHALLSARAITADGCRLLGWIGNRVDPAMDAPEENLATLRELLPAPCLGVLPHGVAPAAAAGELAAAVSAFTSGVLG